One window from the genome of Acinetobacter lanii encodes:
- a CDS encoding immunity protein Imm33 domain-containing protein: MLQDFIEEQKLVCEEFDSAYIKVKEDDVVAVAKHTLDQEPIVGLRKKPDPEDQICWFIYGGELGEGEDFFETMTVKELEEILPEAIPYLSLETGFRFMIDRDDYEDVWKAEPELF, encoded by the coding sequence ATGTTGCAAGATTTTATTGAAGAGCAAAAATTGGTATGTGAAGAATTTGATTCTGCATATATCAAAGTTAAAGAGGATGATGTGGTTGCCGTCGCTAAACATACGCTTGATCAAGAGCCGATTGTGGGTTTACGTAAGAAGCCTGATCCAGAAGATCAAATTTGTTGGTTTATTTATGGCGGAGAGTTAGGTGAGGGCGAGGATTTCTTTGAAACCATGACCGTGAAAGAACTTGAGGAAATTTTGCCTGAAGCGATTCCGTACTTATCTTTAGAAACGGGCTTTCGCTTTATGATCGATCGTGATGATTATGAAGATGTATGGAAAGCTGAACCTGAGTTATTTTAA
- a CDS encoding LexA family protein, translating to MHDDHFPEKTFGHGGARLNSGRKLTFKEKTVVMRVPESKVIEIKAWLKPKPADDRFPHIELQPIHFKTQLSIPYPLESVAAGFPSPAQDYTEKHIDLNQYLVQNPVATFVLRVNSLSMKNAGIEVGDQILIDRSLEADHGDIVLALINNEFTVKRLMKEKIVDQERIWLKAENPDYPDIYPRSEEQIIIWGVVTCILKKLK from the coding sequence ATGCATGATGATCATTTTCCCGAAAAAACCTTTGGACATGGCGGTGCTCGTTTGAATTCAGGGCGAAAATTAACCTTTAAAGAAAAAACTGTGGTGATGCGTGTACCTGAATCCAAAGTCATTGAAATTAAAGCATGGTTAAAACCCAAACCTGCCGATGATCGTTTTCCGCATATAGAACTCCAACCGATTCATTTTAAAACTCAGCTCAGCATTCCTTATCCTTTGGAATCAGTCGCTGCAGGTTTTCCTTCTCCTGCTCAGGATTACACGGAAAAGCATATCGATTTAAACCAATATTTGGTACAAAACCCTGTTGCGACCTTCGTACTTCGAGTCAATTCACTTTCTATGAAAAATGCGGGAATTGAGGTGGGTGATCAAATCCTGATTGATCGTAGCTTAGAAGCCGATCACGGCGATATTGTTCTAGCACTGATTAACAATGAATTTACCGTAAAACGATTAATGAAAGAAAAAATCGTAGACCAAGAACGAATTTGGCTCAAAGCAGAAAACCCAGATTATCCCGATATTTACCCACGTAGTGAAGAACAAATCATCATTTGGGGTGTGGTGACCTGTATTTTAAAAAAATTAAAATAG